The Erythrobacter sp. JK5 genome includes a region encoding these proteins:
- the ftsZ gene encoding cell division protein FtsZ: MSINIGPAATDEVRPRITVIGIGGAGGNAIANMIDAEIEGVDFIVANTDAQALSTSPAERRIQLGPDITGGLGAGARPEVGKAAAEETVAEIEEALEGVNMVFIAAGMGGGTGTGAAPVIAEAARRKGVLTVGVVTKPFLFEGTRRMRAAEAGIDELQDHVDTLIVIPNQNLFLVAKAETTFKEAFQLADEVLQQGVRSITDLMVMPGLINLDFADVRSVMSEMGKAMMGTGEGEGENRALDAAEQAIANPLLDGVSMQGAKGVIISIIGGEDMKLLEVDEAANHIRELVDEDANIIWGSAFNPDLDGKIRVSVVATGIEQGASGAIERSTPVSLASARPPKRPVLELGGEAEESEAGAETDDTPSVAPLANPVAETPDPMPEPANEAEPFDLSGMQAGDDMGEEDDDVDGIVDPLAGLRGADEDDLEDTDETLPEPAGDSRFGDPTDDGFGADEDTLELGGDYAEFEDAEADEPEMQGDADDDLLADADRLAADDKPVEPRGEAPRKRPVLGGDDAGSAPGSGSAGGSNPGTTLFERMANLSRGSSSDEDEDDDDGDDDAPALSIPRFLGRQNNQ, from the coding sequence ATGAGCATCAATATCGGACCGGCAGCCACTGACGAGGTTCGGCCCCGCATCACGGTCATCGGGATCGGTGGCGCGGGCGGCAACGCGATCGCCAACATGATCGATGCCGAAATCGAAGGCGTCGACTTCATCGTCGCCAACACCGACGCGCAGGCGCTCAGCACCAGCCCGGCCGAACGGCGCATCCAGCTTGGCCCGGACATCACCGGTGGTCTCGGCGCAGGCGCGAGGCCCGAAGTCGGCAAGGCGGCGGCGGAAGAGACCGTGGCTGAGATCGAGGAAGCGCTCGAGGGCGTGAACATGGTGTTCATCGCCGCCGGGATGGGCGGCGGCACCGGCACCGGCGCTGCGCCCGTGATCGCCGAGGCGGCACGCCGCAAGGGCGTGCTCACGGTCGGCGTCGTGACCAAGCCTTTCCTGTTCGAAGGCACCCGCCGGATGCGCGCGGCCGAGGCCGGGATCGACGAGCTGCAGGATCACGTCGACACGCTGATCGTCATTCCCAACCAGAACCTGTTTCTCGTCGCCAAGGCGGAAACGACCTTCAAGGAAGCGTTCCAGCTCGCCGACGAAGTGCTGCAGCAGGGCGTGCGCTCGATCACCGACCTGATGGTGATGCCGGGCCTGATCAATCTCGACTTCGCGGACGTCCGTTCGGTCATGAGCGAAATGGGCAAGGCGATGATGGGCACCGGCGAAGGCGAGGGCGAGAACCGCGCGCTCGACGCTGCCGAACAGGCGATCGCCAACCCGCTGCTCGACGGGGTGAGCATGCAGGGTGCGAAAGGTGTCATCATCTCGATCATCGGCGGCGAGGACATGAAGCTGCTCGAAGTCGACGAAGCCGCGAATCACATTCGCGAGCTGGTCGATGAAGACGCCAACATCATCTGGGGCAGCGCCTTCAACCCCGATCTCGACGGCAAGATCCGCGTCTCGGTGGTCGCCACCGGGATCGAGCAAGGCGCATCGGGCGCGATCGAGCGTTCGACGCCGGTTTCGCTTGCGAGCGCGCGCCCGCCCAAGCGGCCGGTGCTCGAACTGGGCGGCGAGGCCGAGGAAAGCGAAGCCGGAGCCGAAACAGATGACACGCCTTCAGTCGCTCCGCTGGCCAATCCGGTGGCTGAAACGCCCGACCCGATGCCCGAACCGGCCAACGAGGCCGAGCCGTTCGACCTGTCGGGCATGCAGGCGGGCGACGACATGGGCGAGGAAGACGATGACGTCGACGGCATCGTCGATCCGCTTGCCGGATTGCGCGGTGCGGACGAGGATGACCTCGAGGACACCGACGAAACGCTGCCCGAACCCGCCGGAGACAGCCGGTTCGGGGACCCGACCGATGACGGATTCGGTGCGGACGAAGATACGCTCGAGCTCGGCGGCGATTATGCCGAATTCGAAGATGCCGAAGCGGACGAGCCTGAAATGCAAGGCGATGCCGACGACGATCTGCTCGCCGATGCCGATCGGCTCGCGGCCGACGACAAGCCGGTCGAACCGCGTGGCGAGGCACCGCGCAAGCGTCCGGTGCTGGGCGGTGACGACGCCGGATCGGCTCCGGGCAGCGGCTCGGCTGGCGGTTCGAATCCCGGCACGACGTTGTTCGAGCGGATGGCCAACCTGTCGCGTGGGTCGTCCTCCGACGAAGACGAGGACGACGATGATGGCGATGACGACGCTCCGGCGCTGTCGATCCCGCGTTTCCTCGGACGGCAGAACAACCAGTAG